The following proteins come from a genomic window of Flavobacteriaceae bacterium MAR_2010_188:
- a CDS encoding DNA-binding transcriptional regulator, MerR family has protein sequence MHIELPEKRYYGIGEVAQAFNVNTSLIRFWEKEFDVLQPKKNAKGNRKFTQEDIRNLKFIFHLVKERGFTLEGAKTHLKEDKKKSLNNFEIISKLEDVKAQLTKIKDQL, from the coding sequence ATGCATATAGAACTTCCCGAAAAAAGGTACTATGGAATTGGTGAAGTTGCACAGGCATTTAATGTCAACACTTCACTGATCAGGTTTTGGGAAAAGGAATTTGATGTCCTTCAACCTAAAAAAAATGCTAAGGGTAATAGAAAGTTTACCCAAGAAGATATTAGAAACCTAAAATTCATATTTCACCTTGTAAAAGAGCGTGGATTTACCTTAGAAGGCGCGAAGACGCATCTTAAGGAAGACAAGAAAAAATCATTAAACAACTTCGAGATAATAAGTAAATTAGAAGATGTTAAGGCTCAACTAACAAAAATTAAAGATCAACTCTAA
- a CDS encoding LemA protein: MKKWLIPVIIIALIAFVAYNWSVGFNNTAVELNENVSEAWGNVQTSYQRRNDLIGNLVNTVQGAADFERNTLKDVIEARAKATQTTIDPTNITPEQLEQFNQAQGELSGALSRLLVTVERYPDLKSNQNFLKLQDELTSTENTIQTARVRYNEAIKPYNNHVKKFPNSIFAGIFGFEGKPYFDAEAGAERPVDVDFDFDS; encoded by the coding sequence ATGAAAAAGTGGTTAATTCCAGTAATTATAATAGCCCTTATTGCCTTTGTCGCATACAATTGGTCAGTTGGTTTTAATAATACCGCGGTAGAATTAAATGAAAATGTAAGCGAAGCATGGGGAAATGTGCAGACCTCCTATCAAAGAAGAAATGACCTCATCGGAAACTTGGTCAATACCGTACAAGGCGCAGCAGATTTTGAAAGAAACACACTTAAGGATGTAATTGAAGCAAGGGCCAAAGCAACCCAAACGACGATTGATCCAACTAATATCACCCCAGAGCAACTAGAGCAATTTAATCAAGCGCAAGGCGAATTAAGCGGTGCGCTCTCGCGACTTTTGGTGACGGTAGAACGTTACCCCGATTTAAAATCTAATCAGAATTTCCTTAAACTTCAAGATGAACTGACCAGTACAGAGAATACCATACAAACCGCTCGGGTTAGATATAATGAGGCAATTAAACCTTATAATAACCACGTTAAAAAATTCCCGAATTCAATTTTTGCTGGCATTTTTGGGTTTGAAGGGAAACCTTATTTTGACGCTGAAGCAGGTGCTGAAAGACCGGTGGACGTCGATTTTGATTTCGACTCATAA
- a CDS encoding TLP18.3, Psb32 and MOLO-1 founding protein of phosphatase, whose product MSKIEHFLTTVEEEEIIEAIRLAELNTSGEIRVHIEKTTEIDAFDRAMELFHKLKMDNTRLQNAVLLYIAVEDKTFVIYGDKGINDVVDKDFWNSTRDVIQTHFKANRFKQGIVDGVTKAGEQLNKHFPYLEDDINEQSNKISIGP is encoded by the coding sequence ATGTCTAAAATAGAACACTTTTTAACTACGGTTGAAGAGGAAGAAATCATAGAAGCAATTAGACTGGCAGAACTCAATACATCTGGAGAGATTAGGGTGCATATTGAAAAGACTACTGAAATCGATGCATTTGATAGAGCGATGGAACTTTTTCATAAGCTCAAAATGGATAACACTCGTCTTCAAAATGCTGTTTTACTATATATCGCAGTAGAAGATAAAACTTTTGTTATCTATGGAGATAAAGGCATCAATGACGTTGTGGATAAAGATTTTTGGAACAGCACAAGAGATGTTATTCAAACTCACTTTAAGGCTAATCGCTTTAAGCAAGGTATTGTAGATGGCGTAACCAAAGCTGGTGAGCAGTTAAATAAACACTTCCCTTACCTCGAAGATGATATTAACGAACAATCCAACAAAATATCTATAGGTCCGTGA
- a CDS encoding alanyl-tRNA synthetase encodes MKSQKIRETFTDFFKGKEHLIVPSAPMVLKDDPTLMFVNSGMAPFKEYFLGNAKPKSSRIADTQKCLRVSGKHNDLEEVGYDTYHHTLFEMLGNWSFGDYFKKEAIAWAWELLTEVYKIDKDILYVTVFEGDENDKLPMDKEAFDLWKQYVSEDRILMGNKKDNFWEMGDQGPCGPCSEIHVDIRSKEEKSKTPGKDLVNKDHPQVVEIWNLVFMQYNRKADSSLEQLPEKHIDTGMGFERLCMVLQDVQSNYNTDVFTPIIREIEVITDKDYGKDKDVDVAIRVISDHVRAVAFSIADGQLPSNTGAGYVIRRILRRAIRYGFTFLDQKQPFIYRLTNILSLKMGDAFPELISQKQLIENVIKEEEQSFLRTLDQGLVLLDGIIKKTKGDTISGKKAFELYDTYGFPIDLTALILREKGLTYNHEEFQDEMLQQKTRSRAASELSTEDWISVKEDKDQEFVGYDSLEEKVKITRYRKVTSKKDGIQYQLVFNPTPFYAEGGGQVGDKGYIEAENGDVTYILDTKKENNIIIHITEELPKHIEGTFTAIVDKNQRVRTTSNHTATHLLHQGLREVLGTHVEQKGSAVHSKYLRFDFSHFSKMTTEEIEEVEAFVNARIAGNLELKEERNIPMAQAIEQGAMALFGEKYGDSVRTIRFGKSIELCGGTHVNNTSDIWHFKILSEGAVASGIRRIEAITGDAVKDYFTENNKQFLEMKHMLNNPKDAATALDSLQQENLKLQKEIESLLKEKAKNVKGDLLNELTEVNGIQFLAKKLDLDSNGLKDVSFEMGQKYDNLFLLFASEQNDKALLSCYISKELVSSKNLNAGNIVRELGKFIQGGGGGQPYYATAGGKNPSGIDQALSEAKKYLE; translated from the coding sequence ATGAAGTCGCAGAAGATAAGAGAGACATTCACAGATTTTTTTAAGGGAAAAGAACATCTAATCGTGCCGTCTGCCCCGATGGTTTTAAAAGATGACCCAACCTTAATGTTCGTCAATTCTGGTATGGCACCATTTAAAGAATACTTTTTAGGGAATGCAAAACCGAAAAGTTCTAGAATTGCCGATACCCAAAAATGCTTAAGGGTTTCTGGGAAGCACAACGATTTGGAAGAAGTTGGTTACGATACCTATCACCATACCTTATTCGAAATGCTGGGAAATTGGAGCTTTGGTGATTATTTTAAGAAGGAAGCGATTGCTTGGGCTTGGGAATTGTTGACCGAAGTTTATAAAATTGACAAGGATATTCTGTACGTTACTGTATTTGAAGGCGATGAAAATGATAAGCTTCCAATGGATAAGGAAGCTTTTGATCTTTGGAAACAATATGTTTCTGAAGACCGAATTCTAATGGGAAACAAGAAGGATAATTTCTGGGAAATGGGCGACCAAGGTCCATGCGGACCGTGTAGTGAAATTCATGTAGATATCAGGTCTAAAGAAGAAAAATCCAAAACACCAGGGAAAGACTTGGTCAATAAAGACCATCCCCAAGTTGTAGAAATCTGGAACTTGGTATTTATGCAATACAACCGTAAAGCTGATAGCAGTTTAGAACAACTTCCTGAAAAGCATATCGATACTGGGATGGGTTTTGAAAGACTTTGTATGGTATTACAAGATGTTCAATCTAATTACAATACCGACGTTTTTACACCAATCATTCGAGAAATTGAGGTCATAACCGATAAAGATTACGGAAAGGATAAAGATGTAGACGTGGCAATTAGAGTGATAAGTGATCACGTTAGAGCGGTCGCATTTAGTATTGCAGATGGGCAATTACCGAGCAACACAGGCGCTGGTTATGTGATAAGAAGAATTCTTAGAAGAGCGATACGTTATGGATTTACCTTTTTAGATCAGAAACAACCATTTATTTATAGGCTCACAAATATTCTTTCCCTCAAAATGGGAGACGCTTTCCCCGAATTGATTTCTCAAAAGCAATTGATTGAAAACGTGATTAAAGAAGAAGAGCAATCTTTCTTAAGAACCTTAGATCAAGGATTGGTTCTTTTAGATGGGATTATTAAAAAGACAAAGGGCGATACCATTTCTGGTAAAAAAGCTTTTGAACTATACGATACTTACGGATTCCCAATCGATTTAACTGCGCTGATATTACGAGAAAAAGGATTGACCTACAATCATGAAGAGTTTCAAGATGAAATGCTTCAACAGAAAACACGTTCGCGTGCTGCCAGTGAACTTTCTACCGAAGATTGGATCAGTGTTAAGGAAGATAAAGATCAAGAGTTTGTGGGCTACGATTCACTAGAAGAAAAAGTGAAGATTACTCGCTATAGAAAAGTAACCTCCAAAAAAGATGGTATTCAATATCAACTTGTTTTTAATCCAACGCCTTTTTATGCCGAAGGAGGCGGACAGGTTGGCGATAAAGGTTACATCGAGGCCGAAAATGGCGATGTAACCTACATTTTAGACACTAAAAAGGAAAACAACATCATCATTCATATTACCGAAGAATTACCAAAACATATAGAAGGCACGTTTACGGCTATCGTTGATAAAAATCAAAGGGTAAGAACTACATCAAATCATACCGCGACTCATTTGTTGCATCAAGGGCTTAGAGAAGTTTTGGGAACTCACGTGGAGCAAAAAGGATCTGCAGTTCATTCTAAATATTTACGTTTCGATTTCTCTCATTTTTCTAAAATGACTACCGAAGAAATTGAAGAGGTTGAGGCTTTTGTAAATGCTAGAATTGCTGGTAATTTAGAGTTGAAAGAAGAAAGGAATATCCCAATGGCCCAAGCGATTGAACAAGGTGCGATGGCGCTGTTCGGTGAAAAATACGGGGATTCTGTTAGAACGATTCGTTTTGGTAAGTCCATTGAATTATGCGGTGGAACACACGTAAATAATACTTCCGATATCTGGCATTTTAAAATCTTGTCTGAAGGCGCAGTAGCTTCAGGGATTAGAAGGATCGAAGCTATTACTGGCGACGCCGTGAAAGATTATTTCACTGAAAATAATAAGCAGTTTTTGGAGATGAAGCATATGCTCAATAATCCAAAAGATGCTGCGACTGCTTTAGATTCATTACAACAGGAAAATCTTAAGCTCCAAAAGGAAATAGAAAGCCTGCTTAAAGAGAAAGCAAAAAATGTAAAAGGTGATCTTTTAAATGAACTTACGGAAGTAAACGGAATTCAATTTTTGGCTAAGAAATTAGATTTGGATAGCAATGGACTAAAGGATGTAAGTTTTGAAATGGGCCAGAAATACGACAATCTGTTTTTACTTTTTGCTTCAGAACAAAATGATAAAGCACTTCTTTCATGTTACATTTCTAAGGAATTGGTGTCTTCGAAAAACCTGAATGCGGGTAACATCGTGAGGGAACTCGGGAAATTTATTCAAGGTGGTGGAGGTGGGCAACCATACTACGCAACTGCGGGCGGTAAGAACCCAAGCGGAATAGACCAAGCTCTAAGCGAGGCAAAAAAATACCTGGAATAA
- a CDS encoding GSCFA family protein: MKLFTNVPVKVQAENQIDYHSNLLGLGSCFVENIGAKLDYFKFPTLLNPIGILFNPVSIENLIVRAISNKTYTTEEVFEQNEQFHCFDAHSDLNSFSSEEMASNLNSALVETAKTLKKASHLIITLGTAWVYFNIENQKVVANCHKVPQARFNKKLLSIDEIVNSLKKIEKNIKEINPNITIIYTVSPVRHIKDGFLENSLSKAHLISAVHSVLKNNNQSHYFPAYEIMMDELRDYRFYGKDLVHPNDTAIEIIWDRFKESWISKDAQKTMSDVATIQRGLSHRPFNAESSAHRQFLQKLETIKNQIKSEFPNLHF, encoded by the coding sequence ATGAAACTATTTACCAACGTTCCAGTTAAAGTTCAAGCTGAAAATCAGATTGACTACCATTCTAATTTGCTGGGATTGGGAAGTTGCTTTGTTGAAAATATTGGAGCAAAACTCGATTATTTTAAGTTTCCGACATTATTAAATCCAATCGGGATTTTATTCAATCCCGTCTCAATTGAAAATTTAATTGTAAGAGCGATTTCTAATAAGACTTATACAACTGAAGAAGTTTTTGAGCAGAACGAACAGTTTCATTGTTTTGATGCGCATTCGGATTTAAATTCTTTTAGCTCTGAAGAAATGGCTTCAAACTTAAATTCTGCACTAGTTGAAACTGCAAAAACACTAAAAAAAGCTTCACATTTAATAATTACCTTAGGCACAGCCTGGGTTTATTTCAATATTGAAAATCAAAAAGTCGTTGCCAATTGCCATAAAGTTCCTCAGGCTCGTTTCAATAAAAAACTTTTAAGTATTGATGAAATTGTCAATTCTCTAAAAAAGATAGAAAAGAATATAAAAGAGATTAATCCCAATATTACCATCATTTACACGGTTTCGCCAGTGCGCCATATAAAGGATGGTTTTTTAGAAAATTCTTTAAGTAAGGCACACTTAATATCTGCTGTTCATTCGGTTTTAAAGAATAATAATCAGTCTCATTACTTTCCTGCGTATGAAATTATGATGGATGAATTACGAGATTACCGTTTTTATGGAAAAGATTTAGTACATCCCAATGACACTGCTATCGAAATTATCTGGGATAGATTTAAGGAAAGTTGGATTAGCAAAGACGCTCAAAAAACCATGTCGGATGTTGCAACTATTCAACGAGGGTTAAGCCATCGACCATTTAACGCTGAATCATCCGCACATCGTCAATTTCTTCAAAAATTAGAAACTATAAAAAATCAGATTAAATCTGAATTTCCAAACCTTCACTTTTAA
- a CDS encoding D-alanine-D-alanine ligase, giving the protein MSEEPNLKKNIAIIMGGFSSEYEISIKSGQVVYETLSEIYNCYRIHIFRDRWVYVDEKGIEYLIDKNDFTVEVEDQEIIFDCVFNAIHGSPGEDGYMQAYLNLVEIPQTSCAMYQAALTFNKRDCLTVLKKHGILTAKSYFLNKGDSIDKHAIIQTVGLPCFVKANRAGSSFGITKVYKEEDIDNALEVAFKEDNEVLIESFLDGTEVSVGVISYKDEIKVLPLTEIVSNNDFFDYKAKYLGESQEITPARIDKEMADKVNAAAEKVYRVLDLKGFSRSEYIFKDGEPHLLEVNTVPGLTKASILPQQAEKAGISLVDLFTNAIEEALKQKRNN; this is encoded by the coding sequence ATGTCAGAAGAACCAAATCTTAAGAAAAACATTGCCATCATTATGGGTGGCTTTTCTAGCGAATATGAAATCTCTATTAAAAGTGGACAGGTTGTCTACGAAACCTTGTCAGAAATCTATAACTGCTATCGTATTCATATTTTCAGGGATCGCTGGGTGTATGTGGATGAAAAAGGTATCGAATACCTTATCGACAAAAACGATTTCACAGTAGAGGTAGAAGATCAGGAAATTATCTTTGACTGTGTTTTTAATGCAATACATGGCTCTCCGGGAGAAGATGGATATATGCAAGCTTATTTGAATTTGGTTGAAATTCCCCAGACCAGTTGCGCTATGTACCAAGCAGCATTGACCTTTAATAAACGAGATTGTCTTACTGTTCTAAAGAAACACGGCATCTTAACCGCGAAATCTTACTTTCTCAATAAAGGTGATTCTATCGATAAGCATGCAATTATTCAGACCGTTGGCCTTCCGTGTTTTGTAAAGGCAAATCGTGCAGGTAGTAGTTTTGGAATCACTAAAGTTTATAAGGAAGAAGACATCGATAACGCACTAGAAGTTGCTTTTAAAGAAGATAATGAAGTTCTTATTGAATCGTTTTTAGATGGCACCGAAGTTTCGGTTGGCGTTATAAGCTATAAAGATGAGATTAAAGTCCTTCCGCTGACTGAAATTGTGAGCAATAATGACTTTTTTGACTATAAGGCAAAATATCTTGGCGAATCCCAAGAGATTACTCCCGCTAGAATCGACAAGGAAATGGCAGATAAAGTAAATGCTGCCGCAGAAAAAGTTTACCGGGTTTTAGATTTGAAGGGTTTTAGCCGAAGTGAATATATTTTCAAAGATGGCGAACCACATTTATTAGAAGTCAATACTGTCCCGGGTTTAACAAAGGCCAGCATCTTACCTCAGCAAGCAGAAAAGGCAGGTATAAGTTTAGTTGATTTGTTTACAAATGCCATTGAAGAAGCTCTGAAGCAGAAGCGAAATAATTGA
- a CDS encoding Peptidase family M23: MAKVKYYYDPDTLSYRRIERRKRNTFKYAAVFILGSALFGFLFVFFAGQFVDSPKEKAMAREMRNMELQYNLLNKKLDDAFAVLESVEERDNAIYRLYFEANPIPEEQRRAGFGGVNRYKKYEGYDNSELIKESNMRLDKLQKAIVVQSKSLDEIAVLAEDKENFLAAIPAIQPVSNEDLTRMASGYGYRTDPFTKVRKFHFGMDFTAARGTPVYAAGDGVITRADNKATGYGNHIRIDHGYGYVSLYGHLYKYNVKENQKVKRGDLIGFVGSTGRSEAPHLHYEIFKDGERINPINFYYGNLSAEEYSKLLEKASLENQSLD; encoded by the coding sequence ATGGCGAAGGTTAAATATTATTATGACCCAGACACTCTGTCTTATAGACGGATAGAACGCCGTAAGCGTAATACTTTTAAGTATGCCGCCGTTTTTATCTTAGGTTCTGCACTCTTCGGATTCCTTTTTGTTTTCTTCGCTGGCCAATTTGTGGACTCTCCCAAGGAAAAAGCAATGGCTAGAGAGATGAGAAATATGGAACTTCAATACAATCTTCTCAATAAAAAATTAGACGATGCTTTTGCCGTTTTAGAGAGTGTAGAAGAACGCGATAATGCTATTTATAGATTATATTTTGAAGCTAACCCAATTCCGGAAGAGCAGAGAAGAGCTGGTTTTGGCGGCGTTAATCGCTACAAGAAATATGAAGGTTATGATAATTCTGAATTGATTAAGGAAAGTAATATGAGGTTGGACAAGCTGCAAAAGGCAATTGTGGTTCAATCTAAATCCCTTGATGAAATTGCAGTTTTGGCCGAGGACAAGGAAAACTTTCTTGCCGCTATACCTGCTATTCAGCCAGTCAGCAATGAAGATCTTACCAGAATGGCTTCGGGTTATGGTTATAGAACTGATCCTTTTACAAAGGTAAGAAAGTTTCACTTTGGGATGGATTTTACTGCTGCCCGCGGTACTCCGGTCTATGCCGCTGGTGATGGTGTGATTACCCGAGCCGATAATAAGGCTACAGGATACGGAAACCATATCCGCATTGATCATGGCTACGGCTATGTTTCTCTTTACGGTCATCTTTATAAATATAATGTAAAGGAAAATCAAAAAGTAAAACGTGGTGACCTAATCGGTTTCGTCGGAAGTACCGGTCGTTCTGAAGCACCACATCTACATTACGAAATATTTAAGGACGGAGAGCGCATCAATCCTATTAATTTCTACTACGGAAACCTCTCTGCGGAAGAATATAGCAAACTCCTTGAAAAAGCATCATTAGAAAACCAATCTTTAGATTAA
- a CDS encoding ribosomal large subunit pseudouridine synthase D, with protein sequence MTDHVENTEESDDDLYEHYSFTAEKGQKPLRIDKYLMNFIENATRNKIQGAAKNGSIYVNDIQVKQNYKVKPFDKIRVMFEHPPYEYLLTAEDLPLDIVYEDDSLLVVNKAAGMVVHPGHGNYSGTLINALVFHFENLPNNSSNRPGLVHRIDKDTSGLLVIAKTENAMNLLSKQFFDKTSEREYVALVWGNMEEDEGTVTGHIGRHPKNRLQNTVYQGDEEDKGKPAVTHYKVIERLGYVTLVSCRLETGRTHQIRVHMKHIGHTLFNDERYGGERILKGTTFTKYKQFVDNCFKILPRQALHAKTLGFKHPETGEFMRFNSEIPEDMQLCIEKWQKYSKHQEI encoded by the coding sequence ATGACAGATCATGTTGAAAATACCGAGGAGTCGGACGATGACCTCTACGAACATTATTCCTTTACTGCAGAAAAGGGTCAGAAACCTTTAAGGATAGATAAATATTTGATGAATTTTATCGAGAACGCCACTCGAAATAAAATTCAGGGCGCTGCAAAGAACGGAAGCATTTACGTTAATGACATTCAGGTAAAGCAAAATTACAAGGTTAAGCCCTTCGATAAGATTCGGGTGATGTTTGAGCATCCTCCTTACGAATATTTACTAACCGCCGAAGACCTTCCCTTAGATATCGTTTATGAAGATGATTCACTTTTAGTAGTCAATAAGGCTGCAGGAATGGTCGTTCATCCCGGACATGGAAATTATTCAGGAACACTAATAAATGCGTTGGTTTTTCATTTTGAAAATCTTCCGAATAACTCTAGTAATAGACCAGGATTAGTACATCGTATCGATAAGGATACCAGCGGATTGTTGGTTATCGCTAAGACCGAAAATGCGATGAATCTTCTGAGCAAGCAATTTTTTGATAAGACTAGCGAAAGAGAGTATGTTGCACTGGTTTGGGGCAATATGGAAGAAGACGAAGGAACCGTTACTGGGCATATCGGGAGACATCCCAAGAATAGATTACAAAATACGGTTTACCAAGGAGACGAAGAGGATAAAGGAAAACCTGCCGTTACCCATTATAAAGTCATCGAGAGGCTTGGTTATGTTACTCTTGTTTCTTGTAGATTAGAAACCGGTAGAACGCATCAGATCAGAGTCCATATGAAACATATTGGTCATACTCTTTTTAATGATGAACGCTATGGTGGAGAACGAATTTTGAAGGGAACAACTTTCACTAAATACAAGCAGTTCGTAGATAACTGTTTTAAGATTTTACCAAGACAAGCACTTCACGCTAAAACCTTAGGTTTTAAGCATCCTGAAACGGGAGAATTTATGCGCTTTAATTCTGAAATCCCGGAAGATATGCAGCTTTGTATAGAAAAGTGGCAGAAATATTCGAAGCATCAGGAAATTTGA
- a CDS encoding Phosphopantetheine adenylyltransferase, whose translation MKRALFPGSFDPITLGHFDIIQRGVKLFDEVVVAIGINADKKYMFSVDERKGFIEESFKDSPKVKVVTYKGLTVDFCEKIDAEFILRGLRNPADFEFEKAIAHTNRKLSKIETVFLLTAARTSYISSSIVRDVIRNNGDYTVLVPDSVRVK comes from the coding sequence ATGAAACGCGCACTTTTTCCTGGATCTTTTGATCCTATAACTTTAGGACACTTTGATATTATTCAACGTGGAGTTAAGTTATTTGATGAAGTGGTTGTTGCTATCGGAATCAATGCAGATAAAAAATATATGTTTTCGGTTGATGAACGTAAGGGTTTTATAGAAGAATCTTTTAAGGATTCACCTAAGGTGAAAGTTGTGACCTATAAAGGTCTTACCGTAGATTTTTGCGAGAAAATCGATGCTGAATTTATTCTTCGGGGATTAAGAAATCCGGCTGACTTCGAATTCGAAAAAGCCATTGCCCACACCAATCGTAAACTTTCTAAGATTGAAACGGTTTTCCTGCTAACTGCAGCCCGAACTTCATATATCTCCTCCTCTATCGTACGCGATGTTATTAGAAATAACGGCGACTACACCGTGTTAGTACCAGACAGTGTAAGGGTTAAGTAA
- a CDS encoding PASTA domain-containing protein — protein MSFIKFVGSREFFKQLGIAILAIVIIGFLALQWLKSTTNHGDFVEVPDLTGKSLKMVQMELDEADLSMEIQDSANYNPKYPKYSVIEQYPEPGAQVKEYRKIALTLNPSGYRKVPIPDVLEKTFRQAKPTLEAVGFQVGNITYVDNMARDLVLGIQYEGKKLKVGDYLPLTSKIDLVLGNGNN, from the coding sequence ATGAGCTTCATAAAATTTGTAGGTAGTCGAGAATTCTTCAAGCAATTGGGTATTGCTATACTTGCTATTGTAATCATCGGTTTTTTAGCGTTGCAATGGTTAAAGTCGACTACAAATCATGGTGATTTTGTTGAAGTACCTGACCTTACCGGCAAGTCATTAAAAATGGTACAAATGGAGTTGGATGAAGCAGATCTCTCGATGGAGATACAGGATTCGGCCAATTATAATCCAAAATACCCTAAATATTCTGTAATAGAGCAATATCCTGAGCCAGGAGCACAGGTAAAGGAGTACCGAAAAATAGCTTTGACTCTAAATCCTTCAGGTTATAGAAAAGTGCCGATTCCAGATGTTTTAGAAAAGACCTTTAGACAGGCAAAACCAACCTTGGAGGCAGTTGGCTTTCAAGTAGGGAATATTACTTATGTAGATAATATGGCTAGAGATTTGGTTTTGGGAATTCAGTATGAAGGTAAAAAATTAAAAGTTGGCGATTATTTGCCACTTACTTCCAAAATAGATTTGGTATTAGGAAACGGAAACAACTAA